From Streptomyces sp. NBC_01460, a single genomic window includes:
- a CDS encoding GH12 family glycosyl hydrolase domain-containing protein, giving the protein MARSTLTRLLLAPTAAVAALIGFAAAPAHAAVWSSSEQWGNYTTSDGYILYNNIWGSGAGTQSIWANSSSNWGVTAAHPNTGGIKSYPNAKKIVNKPISSLSSLTSGYNVTVPSSGAYNTSYDIWDTDYDYEVMLWVNYNGAVGPLGTSQGNVTLGGHTWTVYKGNNGANEVFSFLRTSDSSSGTVNILPILKWIKDTKGWWGNETIGDVQFGYEITSSSGGLNFTTNGFNVSSS; this is encoded by the coding sequence ATGGCACGATCCACCCTGACCCGGCTGCTGCTGGCCCCGACGGCAGCCGTGGCCGCACTGATCGGATTCGCGGCGGCGCCCGCCCACGCCGCGGTATGGAGCTCTTCGGAGCAGTGGGGCAACTACACCACGTCCGACGGCTACATCCTCTACAACAACATCTGGGGCTCCGGGGCGGGCACCCAGAGCATCTGGGCCAACTCGTCGAGCAACTGGGGCGTGACGGCCGCCCACCCGAACACCGGCGGCATCAAGTCGTACCCGAACGCCAAGAAGATCGTCAACAAGCCGATCTCCTCCCTGTCGTCGCTGACCAGCGGCTACAACGTGACCGTCCCGTCATCCGGCGCGTACAACACGTCGTACGACATCTGGGACACGGACTACGACTACGAGGTCATGCTCTGGGTGAACTACAACGGAGCGGTCGGCCCCCTCGGCACGTCCCAGGGGAACGTCACCCTCGGCGGCCACACCTGGACCGTCTACAAGGGGAACAACGGGGCCAACGAGGTCTTCTCCTTCCTGCGGACCTCCGACTCCTCGTCCGGCACCGTGAACATCCTGCCGATCCTCAAGTGGATCAAGGACACCAAGGGCTGGTGGGGCAACGAGACCATCGGCGACGTCCAGTTCGGCTACGAGATCACCTCGTCGTCGGGCGGGCTGAACTTCACGACCAACGGGTTCAACGTCTCGTCGAGCTGA
- a CDS encoding glycosyl hydrolase family 95 catalytic domain-containing protein — MIDGTWEPCPATRWEDAFLSGNGRHGAMVFGDPADDRVVVNHHTLVRPNGSEDLRPPELADGLGRLQDALLSGDTTAAETFGAGSPLVWVQPFHPAFRTRVRRTRGLHEAVSGYRREADYTTGEVTAAYEAWRSGVFVSRADDVVVQHITDPGLTADVLLDHALPGAPARLAVGRSTVLTPGGARLALRVGYPGSPLGYTGVTEARVDGGRVSVAGDGIRIEGARSLTLTTRVVRAAGRPDLGTLWEALPHEDYTTLLDRHRPLHREAYGRASLTLRDAVAERELSGSELLRDPRSPALLERLFAAGRYHLLSSSGMLPPRLTGLWTGDWDTAWSGAFTTNANLNLQIASASAAALPEVTDAHAALVQGQLSDWRDNATALFGARGIVAPSHTDGESGHTRHFQRAYPLHLWTAGADWLLQPLLEHAEATTGTPDPVLTAALVETALFYEDFLGREDPDGNVAVVPSYSPENRPANASWGTVNATMDIAAARHALTTAADHSPGHPSAALWRSLAARLPAYLVNEDGALAEWAWPGLMETYDHRHLSHLYPVWPLDEINPYDTPELAAAAHRALELRGSENDSAHGHLHHALIAARLRDPSRVSAALDAVLGGDFFHDSLMSAHYPSRDVYNADAAHTLPAAVIESLVQSTPDRLVLLPAVPAAYPAGELRGVRTRFGARLDLRWAEDGATAVLRPTRDALVDLRTGDGLALTETSAGNPPAPLELTAGVDRVLTLGPR, encoded by the coding sequence ATGATCGACGGCACGTGGGAGCCCTGCCCCGCCACCCGCTGGGAGGACGCGTTCCTCAGCGGCAACGGCCGTCACGGGGCGATGGTGTTCGGCGACCCGGCGGACGACCGGGTCGTCGTCAACCACCACACCCTGGTGCGGCCGAACGGCAGCGAGGACCTCCGGCCGCCGGAGCTCGCCGACGGACTGGGCCGTCTCCAGGACGCGCTGCTGTCCGGGGACACGACGGCGGCGGAGACCTTCGGCGCGGGCAGCCCGCTGGTGTGGGTGCAGCCCTTCCACCCCGCGTTCCGTACGCGCGTGCGCCGCACCCGGGGGCTGCACGAGGCGGTCTCCGGATACCGGCGCGAGGCCGACTACACGACGGGCGAGGTGACCGCGGCGTACGAGGCGTGGCGCAGCGGCGTCTTCGTGTCGCGGGCCGACGACGTGGTCGTGCAGCACATCACCGATCCCGGGCTCACCGCCGACGTCCTCCTGGACCACGCCCTGCCGGGTGCGCCCGCGCGGCTGGCGGTCGGCCGCTCCACCGTGCTCACCCCTGGGGGCGCACGGCTGGCCCTGCGGGTGGGCTACCCGGGCAGCCCGCTCGGGTACACGGGTGTCACCGAGGCGCGGGTGGACGGCGGGCGGGTGTCCGTGGCGGGCGACGGCATCCGGATCGAGGGGGCGCGGAGCCTCACCCTGACGACCCGGGTCGTCCGCGCCGCCGGCCGCCCCGACCTCGGGACGCTGTGGGAAGCCCTGCCCCACGAGGACTACACGACGCTGCTGGACCGTCACCGGCCGCTGCACCGGGAGGCGTACGGGCGCGCCTCCCTCACGCTGCGGGACGCCGTGGCGGAGCGGGAGCTGTCCGGGAGCGAGCTGCTGCGCGACCCGAGGAGCCCCGCGCTGCTGGAGCGGCTCTTCGCGGCGGGCCGCTACCACCTGCTCTCCTCGTCGGGGATGCTGCCGCCCCGGCTGACCGGCCTGTGGACCGGGGACTGGGACACCGCCTGGTCCGGCGCCTTCACCACGAACGCCAATCTCAACCTCCAGATCGCCTCCGCCTCGGCGGCCGCCCTGCCGGAGGTCACGGACGCCCACGCGGCCCTGGTCCAGGGCCAGTTGTCCGACTGGCGGGACAACGCCACGGCGCTCTTCGGGGCCCGGGGCATCGTCGCGCCGTCCCACACCGACGGCGAATCGGGCCACACCCGGCACTTCCAGCGCGCCTATCCGCTGCATCTGTGGACGGCGGGGGCCGACTGGCTGCTGCAGCCCCTCCTGGAGCACGCGGAGGCCACGACCGGCACCCCGGACCCCGTGCTGACCGCCGCGCTCGTCGAGACGGCGCTGTTCTACGAGGACTTCCTCGGCCGGGAGGACCCGGACGGGAATGTGGCGGTCGTCCCCTCGTACTCCCCGGAGAACCGGCCGGCCAACGCGAGCTGGGGCACGGTGAACGCCACGATGGACATCGCCGCCGCCCGCCACGCCCTGACGACGGCCGCCGACCACTCCCCCGGACACCCGTCCGCCGCCCTCTGGCGGTCGCTCGCGGCCAGGCTCCCGGCGTATCTGGTGAACGAGGACGGGGCGCTCGCCGAGTGGGCCTGGCCGGGCCTCATGGAGACGTACGACCACCGCCACCTCAGCCACCTCTACCCGGTGTGGCCGCTGGACGAGATCAACCCGTACGACACCCCGGAGCTGGCCGCCGCCGCGCACCGCGCGCTCGAGCTGCGCGGGTCGGAGAACGACTCGGCCCACGGGCATCTGCACCACGCGCTGATCGCCGCCCGGCTGCGGGACCCGTCGCGGGTGTCGGCGGCGCTGGACGCGGTGCTGGGCGGCGACTTCTTCCATGACTCGCTGATGAGCGCGCACTACCCGTCCCGCGACGTCTACAACGCCGACGCCGCCCACACCCTGCCGGCCGCGGTGATCGAGTCGCTCGTCCAGTCGACGCCGGACCGCCTGGTGCTGCTGCCCGCCGTACCGGCGGCCTACCCGGCGGGTGAACTCCGCGGCGTACGGACCCGGTTCGGTGCCCGCCTCGACCTGCGGTGGGCGGAGGACGGCGCCACCGCCGTGCTGCGTCCCACCCGCGACGCCCTCGTCGACCTGCGTACGGGCGACGGGCTCGCCCTCACCGAGACCTCCGCCGGAAACCCCCCGGCTCCGCTGGAGCTGACGGCCGGCGTGGACCGCGTCCTCACCCTGGGGCCGCGGTAG
- a CDS encoding beta-galactosidase, with protein sequence MPSLHDATRGRILFGGDYNPEQWPEEVWADDVRLMKEAGVNSVTVGVFSWAMIEPRPGAREFGWLDRLLDLVHAHGIGVVLATPTSSPPPWMGALHPETLPRAEDGSLVNYGSRQHFCPSSPVYRRYAAALTEDLAARYADHPALTVWHINNEYCTHCWCDGTAAHFRRWLASRYTTLEALDGAWGTAFWSQRYGTWAEVLPPRSAQYMRNPAQELDFKRFTSDALMECYTAERDIVARHTPHIPVTTNFMPLWSGQDAWAWSEQEDIVSVDVYPDPSDPLAGQYNAMLADMTRSQAGGPWMVMEQAAGTVNWRPVNHPKPAGLNRLWSLQSVARGADALCYFQWRQSRQGAEKFHSAMLGHAGEHGRTFQEVKRIGAELALLGPEVSDTTVSAEVAVLHDWDAWWSSTQGGRPSSLVSYPELVQAWHRGLWESGISTEFARPGADLSAYRMVLVPQLQLLADAAVDNLVAYVRGGGTLVCGFFTGVTDVDDRIRPGGMDGRLRELFGIRTVHEWWPLDAGATVECDGFRGTLWSEELEPDGSAETVSSYRGGELDGLPAVLRKGTAWYVSTLPEPGSLRALLGRAADGAGVRPVLEELPAGVEAVRRGELLFLLNHGRSPASVKLPGRRLDVLTGDATDGVVELGRYGVAVLRDASA encoded by the coding sequence ATGCCGTCCCTGCACGACGCCACCCGTGGCCGCATCCTCTTCGGAGGCGACTACAACCCCGAGCAGTGGCCCGAGGAGGTGTGGGCCGACGACGTCCGGCTGATGAAGGAGGCCGGGGTCAACTCCGTCACGGTCGGCGTCTTCTCCTGGGCGATGATCGAACCACGGCCCGGAGCAAGGGAGTTCGGCTGGCTCGACCGGCTGCTGGACCTCGTCCACGCCCACGGCATCGGGGTCGTCCTCGCCACCCCGACGTCGTCGCCCCCGCCGTGGATGGGCGCCCTGCACCCGGAGACCCTGCCGCGCGCCGAGGACGGCTCGCTCGTCAACTACGGATCCCGGCAGCACTTCTGCCCGAGCTCGCCGGTCTACCGGCGCTACGCCGCGGCCCTCACCGAGGACCTCGCGGCGCGGTACGCGGACCATCCGGCGCTCACCGTGTGGCACATCAACAACGAGTACTGCACGCACTGCTGGTGCGACGGGACCGCCGCCCACTTCCGCCGCTGGCTGGCCTCCCGGTACACCACCCTGGAGGCGCTCGACGGGGCGTGGGGGACGGCCTTCTGGAGCCAGCGCTACGGCACCTGGGCCGAGGTCCTGCCACCCAGGAGCGCGCAGTACATGCGCAATCCGGCGCAGGAGCTGGACTTCAAGCGGTTCACCTCCGACGCCCTGATGGAGTGCTACACCGCCGAGCGGGACATCGTCGCCCGGCACACCCCGCACATCCCGGTGACGACCAACTTCATGCCGCTGTGGTCGGGCCAGGACGCCTGGGCGTGGTCGGAGCAGGAGGACATCGTCTCCGTCGACGTCTATCCGGACCCGAGCGACCCGCTGGCCGGGCAGTACAACGCGATGCTCGCCGACATGACCCGCTCGCAGGCCGGCGGGCCGTGGATGGTGATGGAGCAGGCCGCCGGCACGGTCAACTGGCGGCCCGTCAACCATCCCAAGCCGGCCGGGCTCAACCGGCTCTGGTCGCTCCAGTCCGTGGCCAGGGGCGCGGACGCCCTCTGCTACTTCCAGTGGCGGCAGTCCCGGCAGGGAGCGGAGAAGTTCCACTCCGCGATGCTCGGCCACGCCGGCGAGCACGGCAGGACCTTCCAGGAGGTCAAGCGCATCGGTGCCGAACTCGCCCTGCTCGGGCCGGAGGTGAGCGACACCACCGTCTCCGCCGAGGTCGCCGTCCTGCACGACTGGGACGCCTGGTGGTCGAGCACCCAGGGAGGCCGTCCGTCCTCCCTCGTCTCGTACCCGGAGCTGGTCCAGGCCTGGCACCGCGGGCTGTGGGAGAGCGGCATCAGCACCGAGTTCGCCCGGCCCGGAGCGGACCTGAGCGCGTACCGCATGGTCCTCGTGCCTCAGCTCCAGCTCCTCGCCGACGCGGCGGTCGACAACCTCGTCGCCTACGTACGGGGCGGCGGCACCCTCGTCTGCGGGTTCTTCACCGGCGTCACGGACGTGGACGACCGGATCAGGCCGGGTGGGATGGACGGCCGGCTGCGCGAGCTCTTCGGTATCCGCACGGTGCACGAGTGGTGGCCGCTGGACGCCGGCGCGACGGTGGAGTGCGACGGCTTCCGCGGCACCCTCTGGTCGGAGGAGCTCGAGCCCGACGGCAGCGCGGAGACGGTGTCCTCCTACCGCGGCGGCGAGCTGGACGGGCTCCCGGCGGTGCTCCGCAAGGGAACGGCCTGGTACGTCTCGACCCTGCCGGAGCCCGGGTCGCTGCGCGCCCTGCTCGGCCGGGCCGCGGACGGGGCGGGTGTGCGCCCCGTGCTGGAGGAGCTGCCCGCGGGGGTCGAGGCCGTACGGCGCGGAGAGCTGCTCTTCCTGCTGAACCACGGCCGGTCACCGGCCTCGGTGAAGCTGCCGGGCCGCCGGCTCGACGTCCTCACCGGCGACGCGACCGACGGCGTCGTGGAGCTGGGCCGCTACGGCGTGGCCGTGCTCAGAGACGCCTCCGCATGA
- a CDS encoding LacI family DNA-binding transcriptional regulator produces MVTLAEVAQHAGVSASTVSYVLSGKRSISASTRERVEHSIQQLGYHPNAGARALASSRSNIIALMVPLRTDMYVPVMMEIAIAVATSARTHGYDVLLLTGEEGPAAVRRIAGSSLADAMILMDVELHDERLPLLRDSGRTAVLIGLPADTSGVTCVDLDFEATGALCVDHLAGLGHREVAVIGEAAAVYERHTGFAERTVDGIRAKAHETGMRILHRPCEGGYAAMAGTLARIFDERPGTTGFVVQNEAAVEPLLNLLQQQGRAVPEDVSVVAICPEQVATQASVRLTSVAIPAQEMGRRAVEQVVAKLAGRSTDEVQLLEPVLTVRASSGPAPA; encoded by the coding sequence ATGGTCACGCTTGCCGAGGTCGCCCAGCACGCCGGAGTCTCCGCGAGCACGGTGAGCTACGTCCTCAGCGGCAAGCGGTCGATCTCGGCCTCGACCCGGGAACGGGTGGAGCACAGTATCCAGCAACTCGGCTACCACCCCAACGCCGGTGCGCGCGCCCTGGCCAGCAGCAGGTCCAACATCATCGCCCTGATGGTGCCGCTGCGCACGGACATGTACGTGCCGGTGATGATGGAGATCGCGATCGCCGTCGCCACGAGTGCCCGCACGCACGGCTACGACGTCCTGCTGCTCACCGGCGAGGAGGGCCCGGCGGCCGTCCGCCGGATCGCGGGGAGCTCGCTGGCGGACGCCATGATCCTCATGGACGTCGAACTCCACGACGAACGGCTCCCGTTGCTCCGCGACTCCGGCAGGACCGCCGTCCTCATCGGTCTGCCCGCCGACACCTCCGGGGTGACCTGCGTGGACCTCGACTTCGAGGCCACCGGGGCGCTCTGCGTGGATCACCTCGCCGGCCTCGGACACCGCGAGGTGGCGGTCATCGGCGAGGCCGCCGCCGTCTACGAGCGGCACACCGGCTTCGCCGAGCGGACCGTCGACGGCATACGCGCCAAGGCGCACGAGACGGGGATGCGGATCCTGCACCGGCCCTGCGAGGGCGGGTACGCCGCGATGGCGGGGACCCTGGCCCGGATCTTCGACGAACGGCCGGGAACGACCGGCTTCGTCGTCCAGAACGAGGCCGCCGTCGAGCCGCTGCTCAACCTGCTCCAGCAGCAGGGCCGTGCGGTCCCGGAGGACGTGTCCGTCGTGGCGATCTGTCCCGAACAGGTCGCCACCCAGGCCTCGGTGCGGCTCACCTCCGTGGCCATTCCGGCCCAGGAGATGGGCCGCCGCGCGGTGGAACAGGTCGTTGCGAAGCTCGCCGGCCGGTCGACGGACGAAGTGCAGCTGCTGGAACCGGTTCTGACGGTGCGTGCGAGCTCGGGGCCCGCTCCGGCCTGA
- a CDS encoding carbohydrate ABC transporter permease: MTSLLSGLTGLGGVKPGTRGRLRPVWEEEPSRTGLASKGVFLVAICLAVLFPLWVVVVTSLSSVKTITETGGLVVIPRGITFVAYQELLGGGQVTRATVISLCVTLVGTLFSMTVSVLCAYGLSRTGSVLHRPLLVFMLATMFFGAGLIPTYLVVQGLGLTDSYLALILPSALNVFNILVLRAFFMSTAQELIESARIDGAGDFRILWQIVMPLSRAVIAVITLFYAVGYWSAWFNASIYISDPEMLPLQNVMNQLVLKQERPTGLAQVINTGHLSPLAIQMAVMVLALIPVAFLSPFVQKHFKEGMLTGAVKG; this comes from the coding sequence ATGACCAGCCTGCTCTCCGGCCTGACCGGCCTGGGCGGTGTGAAGCCGGGAACCCGCGGACGTCTGCGTCCGGTGTGGGAGGAGGAGCCGTCGAGGACGGGTCTCGCCTCCAAGGGCGTGTTCCTGGTCGCGATCTGCCTCGCCGTACTGTTCCCCCTGTGGGTCGTGGTCGTCACCAGTCTGTCCTCGGTGAAGACCATCACCGAGACCGGCGGGCTGGTGGTGATCCCCCGGGGCATCACGTTCGTCGCCTACCAGGAGCTGCTCGGCGGCGGCCAGGTCACCCGGGCCACCGTGATCAGCCTCTGCGTGACCCTCGTCGGGACGCTGTTCAGCATGACCGTGTCGGTCCTGTGCGCCTACGGCCTGTCCCGTACGGGTTCGGTGCTGCACAGGCCGCTGCTGGTGTTCATGCTCGCCACGATGTTCTTCGGCGCCGGGCTCATCCCCACCTATCTGGTGGTCCAGGGCCTCGGTCTCACCGACTCCTATCTGGCGCTGATCCTCCCGAGCGCGCTGAACGTCTTCAACATCCTGGTCCTGCGTGCCTTCTTCATGAGTACGGCCCAGGAGCTCATCGAGAGCGCCCGGATCGACGGGGCCGGGGACTTCCGCATCCTCTGGCAGATCGTCATGCCGCTGTCCCGCGCGGTCATCGCCGTGATCACGCTGTTCTACGCGGTCGGCTACTGGAGCGCCTGGTTCAACGCCTCCATCTACATCAGTGACCCGGAGATGCTGCCGCTCCAGAACGTGATGAACCAGCTCGTGCTCAAGCAGGAGCGGCCCACCGGCCTCGCCCAGGTCATCAACACGGGCCACCTGTCGCCGCTGGCCATCCAGATGGCGGTCATGGTGCTCGCGCTGATCCCGGTCGCGTTCCTCTCGCCCTTCGTCCAGAAGCACTTCAAGGAAGGCATGCTCACCGGCGCCGTCAAGGGCTGA
- a CDS encoding sialidase family protein, whose amino-acid sequence MRASSVPQPEPAPHPRRRTVLAGAAVVAASASVLPAAGPAAAVRRPATTQPHRWRTAAIGGTGFVTGILFHPAVRSLAYARTDIGGAYRWDGRRSRWTPLTDHLGWDDWNLLGVEAMAVDPAHPDRLYLALGTYAQAWASPGAVLRSEDRGATWTRTDLTVRLGANEDGRGCGERLLVDPRDSETLWLGTRHDGLLRSADRGATWAADASFPATASATGQGVTVLVAAGRTVYAGWGDGSTALYRTNSAGGWEAVPGQPSAGAATRVPVRAAYDAGSRALYVTYADGPGPNNQADGSVHRLDTVKGTWTDVTPVAPGDGDAFGYGGVAVDAARPGTVVVSTNNRWGAVDTLFRSTDGGSTWTSLKDTAVLDVSETPYLKWGGEPKFGWWIQAVAVDPYDSRHLLYGTGATIFGTRDLVHWAPEIRGLEESAVRQLIAPPSGARLLSGLGDIGVMYHDSLTASPSRGMASNPVFGTATGLALATLKPSYVVRTGWPSGSDSAGAYSRDGGASWRPFASQPAIAPSAPGPVAVSADGATLLWSFVHWDGTKYAAHRSTDGGATWAEVTTFPKGGTPVADPLDPKRFYVYDTDTGSVFLSTDKGATFTAGATGLPSGDVQFRVAAAPGRSGDLWLSAKDNGLLRSTDGGRTFAPVAGCQASHALGFGKAAPAKGRAGYPAVFQTGRVSSTHDGVAVLRSDDAGATWVRINDDAHRWGWTGEVITGDPRVHGRVYLGTNGRGIQYADPQ is encoded by the coding sequence ATGCGTGCTTCGTCCGTCCCGCAGCCAGAACCCGCCCCGCACCCCCGCCGCCGGACCGTCCTGGCCGGTGCGGCGGTGGTCGCGGCCTCGGCCTCCGTGCTGCCGGCGGCGGGGCCGGCCGCAGCCGTCCGGCGGCCCGCGACGACCCAGCCGCACCGCTGGCGCACCGCGGCGATCGGCGGGACGGGGTTCGTGACGGGCATCCTGTTCCACCCGGCCGTGCGCTCTCTCGCCTACGCCCGCACGGACATCGGCGGCGCCTACCGGTGGGACGGCCGGAGATCCCGCTGGACGCCGCTCACCGACCACCTCGGCTGGGACGACTGGAATCTGCTGGGCGTCGAGGCGATGGCCGTCGACCCGGCGCACCCGGACCGGCTCTACCTGGCCCTCGGGACGTACGCGCAGGCCTGGGCGTCCCCCGGCGCGGTGCTCAGGTCCGAGGACCGGGGCGCGACCTGGACGCGTACGGATCTCACGGTCCGCCTGGGGGCCAACGAGGACGGCCGGGGCTGCGGCGAGCGGCTCCTGGTCGATCCGCGGGACAGCGAGACGCTGTGGCTCGGCACCCGCCACGACGGGCTGCTGCGCTCCGCGGACCGCGGTGCCACCTGGGCGGCCGACGCCTCCTTCCCGGCCACCGCTTCGGCGACCGGCCAGGGCGTCACCGTACTGGTGGCGGCCGGCCGGACGGTGTACGCGGGCTGGGGCGACGGCTCCACGGCCCTCTACCGTACGAACTCCGCCGGAGGCTGGGAGGCGGTCCCCGGGCAGCCGTCGGCCGGGGCGGCGACGCGGGTGCCGGTCCGCGCGGCGTACGACGCGGGCAGCCGCGCGCTGTACGTGACCTACGCGGACGGGCCGGGCCCCAACAACCAGGCCGACGGCTCCGTGCACCGTCTCGACACGGTGAAGGGGACCTGGACGGACGTCACCCCGGTGGCACCGGGCGACGGCGACGCGTTCGGATACGGCGGGGTGGCCGTCGACGCGGCCCGTCCCGGCACGGTCGTGGTCTCCACGAACAACCGGTGGGGCGCGGTGGACACCCTGTTCCGCTCCACCGACGGCGGGTCCACCTGGACCTCGCTGAAGGACACGGCGGTGCTGGACGTGTCGGAGACCCCGTATCTGAAGTGGGGCGGGGAGCCCAAGTTCGGCTGGTGGATCCAGGCCGTGGCCGTCGACCCGTACGACTCGCGGCACCTCCTGTACGGGACCGGCGCCACGATCTTCGGCACGCGCGACCTGGTGCACTGGGCCCCGGAGATCCGGGGACTGGAGGAGTCGGCGGTCCGCCAGCTGATCGCGCCGCCCTCGGGGGCCCGGCTGCTGAGCGGCCTGGGGGACATCGGGGTCATGTACCACGACTCCCTGACCGCCTCCCCGTCGCGCGGCATGGCGTCGAACCCCGTGTTCGGCACGGCGACGGGGCTCGCCCTGGCCACCCTGAAGCCGTCGTACGTCGTGCGGACCGGCTGGCCGTCGGGCTCGGACTCGGCGGGCGCGTACTCCCGCGACGGCGGGGCGAGCTGGCGGCCTTTCGCCTCGCAGCCGGCGATCGCCCCTTCGGCGCCGGGCCCGGTGGCGGTCTCCGCCGACGGGGCGACCCTGCTGTGGTCGTTCGTCCACTGGGACGGCACGAAGTACGCCGCCCACCGCTCCACGGACGGCGGCGCGACATGGGCCGAGGTGACCACCTTCCCCAAGGGCGGCACACCGGTCGCCGACCCGCTCGATCCGAAGCGCTTCTACGTGTACGACACGGACACCGGCTCGGTGTTCCTGTCCACGGACAAGGGCGCGACCTTCACCGCGGGCGCGACGGGACTCCCCTCGGGCGACGTCCAGTTCCGCGTCGCGGCGGCCCCGGGGCGCTCCGGCGACCTGTGGCTGTCCGCCAAGGACAACGGGCTGCTGCGCTCCACCGACGGCGGTCGCACCTTCGCTCCGGTGGCCGGCTGTCAGGCCTCGCACGCCCTCGGTTTCGGGAAGGCCGCCCCGGCGAAGGGGCGGGCGGGGTACCCGGCGGTGTTCCAGACGGGCCGCGTCTCCTCGACGCACGACGGTGTCGCCGTCCTCCGCTCGGACGACGCGGGCGCGACCTGGGTCCGCATCAACGACGACGCCCACCGGTGGGGGTGGACCGGCGAGGTCATCACCGGTGACCCCCGCGTCCACGGCCGTGTCTACCTGGGCACCAACGGCCGCGGCATCCAGTACGCAGACCCCCAGTAG
- a CDS encoding PP2C family protein-serine/threonine phosphatase, whose amino-acid sequence MTVPPGGEEACESWAAGDRDQERLPFSALLADSAEDLYENAPCGYLSTLMDGRIAKVNGTLLKWLGYRREEVVGHKQFSDLLTIGGKLYHETHFSPLLRMQGEVSGVALELKAADGSRLPVMVTSTVKQDGDGEPLLVRTTLLDARDRRAYERELLRARRDADHERERLQRLAATLQRTLIPPALEPVPGLEVAARYHFASPDELGGDFYDLFPLSPGRWGFFIGDVRGKGAGAAVVTSLARYTLRAAAVSDPVPATVLANLNTALTRGFQEDEPRFCTVIFGLLTSEGEGTGFHVVLAGGGHPPAVLLRADGSADHVPTPGGQLVGVVPDAQFATATVELGPGDTLLLHTDGLTEARTSAAGGRYGDEALLDFARHLAPASAPGVVEELTALLEGFGEGLDDDTALLAMGVPRGEHPDGEGTGAERR is encoded by the coding sequence GTGACGGTGCCCCCGGGCGGCGAGGAGGCCTGCGAGTCGTGGGCCGCGGGGGACCGTGACCAGGAGCGGCTGCCGTTCTCCGCCCTGCTGGCGGACAGCGCGGAGGACCTGTACGAGAACGCGCCGTGCGGCTACCTCTCCACCCTGATGGACGGCCGGATCGCCAAGGTCAACGGGACCCTCCTGAAGTGGCTCGGCTACCGGCGTGAGGAGGTGGTGGGCCACAAGCAGTTCTCCGACCTGCTGACCATCGGCGGCAAGCTGTACCACGAGACGCATTTCTCACCGCTGCTCCGCATGCAGGGTGAGGTCAGCGGCGTCGCCCTGGAGCTCAAGGCCGCGGACGGGAGCCGGCTGCCCGTCATGGTCACCTCCACCGTCAAGCAGGACGGCGACGGCGAGCCGCTGCTCGTCCGCACCACCCTCCTGGACGCCCGGGACAGGCGTGCCTACGAGCGCGAACTCCTGCGAGCCCGCCGGGACGCCGACCACGAACGTGAACGCCTGCAGCGCCTCGCCGCGACCCTGCAGCGCACCCTGATCCCGCCGGCTCTCGAACCGGTTCCGGGCCTGGAGGTCGCCGCGCGCTACCACTTCGCCTCCCCCGACGAGCTGGGCGGGGACTTCTACGACCTGTTCCCGCTGTCCCCCGGACGCTGGGGGTTCTTCATAGGGGACGTGCGCGGCAAGGGCGCGGGCGCGGCCGTCGTGACGTCGTTGGCGCGGTACACCCTGCGGGCCGCAGCGGTGTCCGATCCCGTACCGGCCACCGTGCTGGCCAACCTCAACACCGCCCTCACCCGTGGATTCCAGGAGGACGAACCGCGCTTCTGCACCGTGATCTTCGGCCTGCTCACCTCCGAGGGGGAGGGCACGGGTTTCCACGTCGTCCTGGCCGGCGGCGGCCACCCGCCTGCCGTGCTGCTGCGCGCCGACGGCAGCGCCGACCACGTGCCCACGCCAGGAGGCCAATTGGTCGGCGTCGTGCCCGACGCGCAGTTCGCCACGGCCACCGTGGAACTGGGTCCCGGTGACACCCTGCTGCTCCACACCGACGGTCTGACCGAGGCACGCACCTCGGCCGCGGGCGGACGCTACGGCGACGAAGCGCTCCTGGACTTCGCACGGCACCTGGCTCCCGCCTCCGCTCCCGGTGTCGTCGAGGAGCTCACCGCGCTCCTGGAGGGATTCGGCGAGGGGCTCGACGACGACACCGCGCTCCTGGCGATGGGCGTACCCCGCGGCGAGCACCCCGACGGTGAGGGGACCGGCGCCGAACGGAGGTGA